The Bacteroidales bacterium sequence TCGCCAGCGAAAGTGCAGACAATGAAATAATATTCAATGTGTTCCCGGTAATGGCCAGGTAAATGAAGGAAGCGATCAGTGAGATCGGGATCACGATCACGATGATGACCGTCGCGCGCCAACGTCCCAGAAAGATAAACACCACAGCCATCACGATCAGCAGGGTAATAGCGATCGTTTCGACCAGGGAGTTTACAGTATTGATAATATTGGTCGATGTATCTGTAATCACCTCCATCCGGATATCCGACGGAAGTGAAGCCTGTATTTCCGGCAGCCTTTTATATACCTGTTCTGCGATCTCCACAGAGTTGGCCCCCGATTGCTTCTGGATATACATGGTGGCTCCTCGTTTACCTCCGGTATAGGATTCCTGGAAACGTTCTTCCAACGAGTCATCAATATATGCTACATCGCGCAGGTAGACTACTTTACCCTCTTGTGTACCCACTACAAGATCAAGCATCTCTTCCGAGTCATTGAATTCTCCTTTCACACGCAGGGAATAGGTATCCGAACCGAAGTCGAGGTTACCTCCCGGGACATTCCGGTTTTCCATGGCAATCGTCTGCGAAATGCCGGCAATGGTCAGACCGTAGGCATCCAGCTTATACGGGTCGCAATAGACATTCACCTCCCGCTGGGCAGCACCGGCAATGGATACAGTCCCTACACCGCTGATACGTGCCAGCGGACTGGAAACCTGGTCGTCGAGGATCTTATAAAGTGCATTCGTACTTTCTTCCGCTGTGACACCGATGATCATAATCGGGATATCATCCGTACCGAACTTGAATATGATCGGGTTCTCGGCATCGTCCGGCAGGTAGGATTTCACCATTTCAAGTTTATCCCGCACATCGTTGGTGGCGATATCTATGTCGGTCCCGAAATCGAATTCCAGTCCGACGATAGAGATATTCTCACGGGAGACGGAGGTCAGGTGCTTCAGGTCACTGACCCCGTTAAGGGTGTTTTCGATGGGCTTCGATACGTTCATTTCCACATCCGCGGCGCTTGCTCCGGGATAGGTGGTCATGACCATGATCTGGTTCGATTCTATCTCCGGCAGCAGGTCGAGCGACAGGCTCCGGTAGGAAAAAATACCCAGGATCACGATAGCTGCAAAGACAAGTGCCGTCGTAACGGGTCTTTTTACTGCTACTGATGATATACTCATGATGTTATGTTTTTTATGTTATTGATGAACGGTTTCTACTTTCGTGCCTGTATCGAGGCGGTTCTGACCGGTAACGGCCACTACTTCGCCTTCAGATATCCCTTCCAAGACTTCAAATTCATCACCGATACGTCTCCCAAGAGTAATCTTCCGGTATTGCGACATCCCGTTCTCGATGACGTAAACATAACGTTCGGCAGAACCGGATTGCTTCTGGATCGCCCGGTCAGGGATCACCACCCGGGATTCGGACCCGTAGTTGAATGTCACGCGGGCAAACATTCCCGGTCGGACCCGTTCATCGGCATTCCCGATACGTATCTCCACAGGGAATGTACGAGACCCCGGATCGATCGAGGGATATGCCAGACTTACCGTCCCCTTGAAAACCTCATTCCCGTAAACATCCAGCACCACATCCACTTCCATACCCTTTTTTACTTTCGTGAAGAGGGACTCCGAGACATGCACGATGATCTTCACCGGTTTGATCTGTTCTACTACATAGAGGGGGGATCCCATGGCATACATGTCGCCGCTGTCGTAATTGCGCTGGGTAACCAGCCCGGTAATCGGGCTGATCAGCCAGGTGTTTTCCTGTAAGTTGTCATAAGAGGTTTTTGCCAGGTCGTAGGATAGTTTCGCTGCATCCCAGTTGGATCTGGAGATACCCCCTACTTTATAAAGCTCGTCGACCCGCCCGAATTCTATCCGGGCATTATCCAGCTGGAGCTCCACCTGGGTAAGGTTCGAGTCGTCCATCTCGGCCAGCTTCTGGCCGGAGCGGACATGGTCTCCTACTTCGGCATACACTTTCTTGATACGCGACGACACCTGAGGGGCTATGTTATTGGTGGCCTCTGCCTGTACGGTTGCCGTGAATGTCCCTAACTGGTCCACATCTCTCAAACTAAGGATTGACGCCTGGATCTTTACAGCCTCTGCTTCTGTGAAATTGGTTTGGTTGTTTCCCGAACAAGCGGTCAGTAAAGTAACAAGTATGACTGCACCTAATAAATATGCTGTTTTCATGATATTATTTTTA is a genomic window containing:
- a CDS encoding efflux RND transporter permease subunit; protein product: MSISSVAVKRPVTTALVFAAIVILGIFSYRSLSLDLLPEIESNQIMVMTTYPGASAADVEMNVSKPIENTLNGVSDLKHLTSVSRENISIVGLEFDFGTDIDIATNDVRDKLEMVKSYLPDDAENPIIFKFGTDDIPIMIIGVTAEESTNALYKILDDQVSSPLARISGVGTVSIAGAAQREVNVYCDPYKLDAYGLTIAGISQTIAMENRNVPGGNLDFGSDTYSLRVKGEFNDSEEMLDLVVGTQEGKVVYLRDVAYIDDSLEERFQESYTGGKRGATMYIQKQSGANSVEIAEQVYKRLPEIQASLPSDIRMEVITDTSTNIINTVNSLVETIAITLLIVMAVVFIFLGRWRATVIIVIVIPISLIASFIYLAITGNTLNIISLSALSLA
- a CDS encoding efflux RND transporter periplasmic adaptor subunit, which produces MKTAYLLGAVILVTLLTACSGNNQTNFTEAEAVKIQASILSLRDVDQLGTFTATVQAEATNNIAPQVSSRIKKVYAEVGDHVRSGQKLAEMDDSNLTQVELQLDNARIEFGRVDELYKVGGISRSNWDAAKLSYDLAKTSYDNLQENTWLISPITGLVTQRNYDSGDMYAMGSPLYVVEQIKPVKIIVHVSESLFTKVKKGMEVDVVLDVYGNEVFKGTVSLAYPSIDPGSRTFPVEIRIGNADERVRPGMFARVTFNYGSESRVVIPDRAIQKQSGSAERYVYVIENGMSQYRKITLGRRIGDEFEVLEGISEGEVVAVTGQNRLDTGTKVETVHQ